The proteins below come from a single Oxobacter pfennigii genomic window:
- a CDS encoding pyridoxamine 5'-phosphate oxidase family protein — MQRVFDFLSKSGVYHIATVDADGKPHVRPFGSKLIVDGKFYISCSLPKLVYEQLSGQKWLEISAMGTGGEWIRISATAREVTEQAEKEKVYSNSVYVPQAKGGPKRSISEVAFFELTDATATIYGKETKEIRW, encoded by the coding sequence ATGCAAAGAGTTTTTGATTTTCTCTCAAAGTCCGGAGTTTACCACATCGCCACCGTCGATGCAGACGGGAAACCCCACGTTCGCCCCTTCGGTTCCAAGCTGATAGTAGACGGGAAATTTTACATCTCATGCAGCTTGCCCAAGCTGGTATATGAGCAGCTGAGCGGGCAAAAATGGTTAGAGATTTCCGCCATGGGAACCGGTGGAGAGTGGATACGTATCTCTGCCACAGCCCGTGAAGTCACCGAACAGGCAGAAAAAGAAAAAGTGTATTCAAATTCAGTGTATGTGCCTCAAGCAAAGGGTGGACCCAAGCGGTCTATCTCGGAGGTCGCCTTCTTTGAGTTAACTGACGCCACAGCTACCATCTACGGTAAGGAGACAAAGGAAATCCGCTGGTGA
- a CDS encoding radical SAM protein, which yields MKISKKDALIWFEFFSMLPEDEELMIKQQEIIYATFAQIEEAIDHRNDMLMSEIRGLKTLENRTIFVGNEGKFPRGCRSCLLGTGLSAIRKTNKCNIECKFCYNYGELDDITPVGEGMWEIGGTKFYEKDIDLLLSIQQKPTGISYVYLEPFMEIEKYYSVVKKFSGSQIYQHLYTNGTLASEETLKALGEAGLDEIRFNLGASNCSDKVIKNMGIAKKYIKNVGIETPMTPEFFKSFFKKKQAILETKLDFINCAELHLNENNIGNYYGENMYILRHGYISPIWSRELTLKFMKIADEENWDLAVHDCSNYTKFARGLNLSSKEGKWFGASNYACEFTKIPYEVFLPILRDDNFKFLSEEELPDGYKPGEMIF from the coding sequence ATGAAAATATCAAAAAAAGATGCGCTAATATGGTTTGAGTTTTTTTCAATGCTGCCGGAGGATGAGGAGCTCATGATAAAGCAACAGGAAATCATATACGCTACATTTGCACAAATTGAAGAAGCAATCGATCATAGAAATGATATGTTAATGTCAGAAATCAGAGGCTTAAAAACCTTAGAGAATAGAACCATTTTTGTAGGGAATGAAGGCAAATTCCCAAGAGGATGCAGGTCTTGTTTGTTGGGAACTGGATTGAGTGCAATCAGGAAAACCAACAAATGTAATATAGAGTGCAAGTTTTGTTATAATTACGGAGAACTGGATGATATTACTCCCGTCGGTGAAGGTATGTGGGAAATAGGAGGTACGAAATTTTATGAGAAGGATATTGATTTACTTCTTTCCATCCAACAAAAACCTACCGGCATTTCTTACGTTTATTTAGAGCCATTCATGGAGATTGAAAAATACTATTCGGTTGTAAAGAAATTCAGTGGTTCTCAAATTTATCAGCATCTGTACACAAATGGTACCTTGGCTTCGGAAGAGACATTGAAAGCATTAGGTGAAGCAGGTCTTGACGAGATACGTTTCAACCTGGGTGCTTCAAATTGTTCGGACAAAGTTATTAAAAATATGGGAATAGCGAAAAAATATATTAAAAATGTAGGTATTGAAACTCCAATGACTCCTGAGTTTTTTAAAAGCTTTTTTAAGAAAAAGCAGGCGATCTTAGAGACAAAGCTTGATTTTATCAATTGTGCAGAATTACACTTAAATGAGAATAACATAGGCAATTATTATGGGGAAAACATGTATATCTTAAGACATGGCTATATATCTCCCATTTGGAGCAGGGAATTAACTCTGAAGTTTATGAAAATAGCCGATGAAGAAAACTGGGATTTAGCAGTTCATGATTGCTCAAACTATACAAAGTTTGCTAGGGGTTTGAATTTGAGCAGCAAAGAGGGCAAGTGGTTCGGAGCCAGCAATTATGCCTGTGAGTTTACCAAGATACCATATGAAGTATTTTTACCAATACTGCGCGATGACAATTTCAAATTTTTAAGTGAAGAAGAATTGCCTGACGGCTATAAACCAGGGGAGATGATTTTTTAG
- a CDS encoding DUF5320 domain-containing protein, which yields MSWSIKNKKQIIIDICRKSVIIILYMTYVRNYKEVNGVPKRDGTGPRGAGSMTGRGLGPCIGANIVRYRADSGVELGLACRYGFAGGSGRGFAVNQPSFKIQKEKLKHQKNILQNRLEAIDKQLENL from the coding sequence TTGAGTTGGAGCATTAAAAATAAAAAACAAATAATTATTGACATATGTCGGAAATCAGTTATAATTATATTATATATGACATATGTCAGAAATTATAAGGAGGTGAATGGTGTGCCCAAAAGAGACGGAACTGGACCGAGGGGCGCTGGTTCAATGACCGGAAGAGGTTTAGGACCTTGCATTGGTGCAAATATAGTTAGATATCGTGCTGATTCGGGGGTGGAATTAGGCCTTGCATGCAGATATGGATTTGCTGGCGGCTCTGGAAGAGGTTTTGCAGTTAATCAGCCTTCTTTTAAGATACAAAAAGAGAAGCTGAAACATCAAAAAAATATCTTGCAGAACCGACTCGAAGCTATTGATAAGCAGTTAGAAAACCTATAA
- a CDS encoding DUF134 domain-containing protein, protein MPRPMKWRKVCCLPERNKFGPLGLPADVKNCVNMTVDEYETIRLIDLEGFTQEECASKMNVARTTVQGIYIEARKKLAESLVNGKILLIEGGEYRLCDGLGNGCGRGCRRHRRVIDFDDKE, encoded by the coding sequence ATGCCGAGGCCAATGAAATGGAGAAAAGTATGCTGCTTACCCGAGAGAAATAAATTCGGGCCTCTTGGTTTGCCTGCAGATGTAAAGAATTGTGTGAATATGACAGTTGACGAGTATGAAACTATAAGACTTATTGATTTGGAAGGTTTTACACAAGAAGAGTGCGCCAGCAAGATGAATGTAGCTCGTACTACTGTTCAAGGCATTTATATCGAAGCGAGAAAGAAATTGGCTGAATCATTAGTAAACGGGAAGATACTGCTGATTGAAGGAGGCGAATATCGGCTCTGCGACGGCCTGGGAAATGGATGTGGACGTGGCTGCCGTAGACATAGGCGCGTAATTGATTTTGATGATAAAGAGTAG
- a CDS encoding NifB/NifX family molybdenum-iron cluster-binding protein, translated as MKIAIPVDEKDMGTKVCVSFGRTPYFLIYDTETKKSTFLDNSAAASAGGAGIKAAQTIADNEINALLTPRCGENASGLLKDAGIRIFKTINVQAQDNIDDFIAGKLSLLNEIHAGFHGHGGN; from the coding sequence ATGAAGATAGCAATACCTGTAGATGAAAAAGATATGGGAACAAAGGTATGTGTATCCTTTGGACGCACTCCCTATTTCCTTATTTATGATACTGAAACGAAAAAGAGCACATTTCTTGACAACAGCGCAGCAGCAAGTGCAGGCGGCGCAGGGATTAAGGCAGCACAAACAATCGCAGATAATGAGATTAACGCATTGCTCACTCCCCGATGTGGGGAAAATGCCTCCGGCCTGCTTAAAGATGCTGGTATCAGGATATTTAAAACGATAAACGTTCAAGCCCAGGACAATATTGATGATTTTATTGCCGGAAAGCTTTCTTTATTGAATGAAATTCATGCCGGGTTTCACGGTCACGGAGGCAATTAA
- a CDS encoding 4Fe-4S binding protein — protein sequence MRIAVLSGKGGTGKTLVSVNLAATAKMSIYIDCDVEEPNGYLFFKPEDVQEEAISVKIPKVDNELCNGCRKCIGFCKFNALAYIKDKLIVFDEVCHSCSGCVMLCPEKALSEKEKIIGRVQKGTSDQVAVYTGILNVGEASGIPVIKKLLVENKLKADKHTFIDCPPGSACTVIESIKDADYCILVAEPTLFGVHNLNMVYELVRLFGKQYGVILNKCLEEENPAEKFCLEKNIKILGRIPFDTELGTLNSNAEIAVRKSEKYLDMFSLLLEAVTREV from the coding sequence ATGAGGATAGCTGTACTAAGCGGCAAAGGCGGTACAGGAAAAACACTAGTATCAGTGAACTTGGCTGCGACAGCGAAAATGTCAATATATATAGATTGTGATGTTGAAGAACCAAATGGATATCTGTTCTTTAAACCAGAAGATGTTCAGGAAGAGGCAATATCAGTAAAAATTCCAAAGGTGGATAATGAACTTTGCAATGGATGTCGAAAGTGTATTGGTTTCTGCAAATTCAATGCTCTTGCTTATATCAAAGATAAGCTGATTGTCTTTGATGAGGTTTGCCATTCCTGCAGCGGCTGTGTTATGCTTTGCCCTGAAAAGGCGTTGTCGGAGAAGGAAAAGATTATCGGCAGAGTTCAAAAAGGAACTTCAGATCAGGTAGCGGTATACACAGGAATATTAAACGTCGGTGAAGCTTCGGGCATACCTGTCATAAAAAAGCTGCTTGTTGAGAATAAACTTAAAGCAGATAAACACACTTTTATTGACTGCCCTCCTGGAAGTGCTTGTACCGTAATAGAAAGCATCAAGGATGCAGACTATTGTATATTGGTAGCTGAACCTACATTGTTTGGAGTTCATAATCTCAATATGGTATATGAACTGGTCAGGTTGTTTGGTAAGCAATACGGGGTGATTCTTAACAAATGTTTGGAGGAAGAAAATCCGGCAGAGAAATTCTGTTTAGAAAAAAACATCAAGATATTAGGCCGAATTCCCTTTGACACCGAACTTGGAACACTGAATTCAAATGCGGAAATTGCCGTAAGGAAAAGTGAAAAATATCTGGATATGTTTTCTTTACTGCTGGAAGCTGTGACAAGGGAGGTGTAG
- a CDS encoding ATP-binding protein: protein MKQLLILSGKGGTGKTTIASAFIRLADAKAYADCDVDAPNLHLITGQNSDPIKTDYYGLPKAEINSKSCIECDQCRQGCRFDAISAEKIYKVDPLACEGCGVCKVVCPVDAISLKPAVAGELMMYTNEEKVFSTAQLKMGSGTSGKLVAEVKKQLKSAAVDVELAIIDGSPGIGCPVIASLSGADMVLIVAEPSVSGISDMERIIKTAAKFGTKTAVCVNKFDTNLDNTDKIEVFCEKEGLHFVGKIPFDSEAVKAINNGRTITDINCSSGAAVKEVYNKTMELFNKVVG, encoded by the coding sequence ATGAAACAGCTGTTAATCCTTAGCGGTAAAGGCGGCACAGGAAAAACTACCATTGCCAGTGCGTTTATAAGGCTTGCCGATGCCAAGGCTTATGCTGATTGTGATGTGGATGCGCCTAACCTGCACCTTATAACAGGGCAAAACTCCGATCCTATAAAAACAGACTATTATGGCCTTCCAAAGGCTGAGATAAATTCAAAATCGTGCATTGAATGCGATCAGTGCAGGCAAGGCTGTAGGTTTGATGCTATTTCAGCAGAGAAGATATACAAAGTGGATCCTCTTGCCTGTGAGGGATGTGGGGTTTGTAAAGTTGTTTGCCCTGTAGATGCTATATCATTAAAACCGGCTGTAGCAGGAGAACTGATGATGTATACAAATGAAGAAAAAGTATTTTCAACAGCTCAGCTTAAAATGGGAAGCGGTACTTCCGGTAAATTGGTCGCAGAGGTAAAAAAACAGCTGAAATCGGCAGCAGTTGATGTTGAACTGGCAATTATTGACGGCTCTCCCGGAATAGGCTGCCCTGTCATAGCATCCCTTAGCGGTGCGGATATGGTTTTGATTGTGGCGGAGCCATCCGTATCAGGTATCAGCGATATGGAACGTATTATAAAAACTGCGGCTAAATTTGGAACAAAAACAGCAGTTTGTGTCAACAAATTTGATACTAATCTTGATAATACCGATAAGATAGAGGTTTTTTGCGAAAAAGAAGGCTTGCATTTTGTCGGCAAGATACCTTTTGATTCGGAAGCAGTCAAAGCTATCAATAATGGACGAACTATCACAGATATAAATTGTTCATCGGGGGCAGCAGTTAAGGAGGTCTATAATAAGACCATGGAACTATTTAATAAGGTCGTGGGATAA